One Burkholderia sp. 9120 DNA window includes the following coding sequences:
- a CDS encoding Rap1a/Tai family immunity protein — protein sequence MAFYSGFQTGNGYNDLSVAERSGYAEGLVDGLLVSSVLTGSDSNLDMLNGCIHGMTNKQVVAILDKYLRDNPKYWQEPMNMLALTALKETCGIARTPPGQPAK from the coding sequence TTGGCGTTCTACAGCGGCTTCCAGACAGGCAACGGCTACAACGACCTTTCGGTTGCCGAACGTTCTGGGTACGCGGAGGGACTGGTTGACGGATTGCTGGTTTCGTCTGTACTCACGGGCTCGGACAGCAATCTCGACATGCTGAATGGATGCATACATGGGATGACCAACAAGCAGGTAGTGGCAATCTTAGACAAGTACCTTCGCGACAACCCGAAGTACTGGCAGGAGCCCATGAACATGCTAGCGCTCACTGCATTGAAAGAAACGTGCGGAATTGCCCGAACGCCGCCCGGCCAACCTGCCAAGTGA
- a CDS encoding phage integrase family protein, translating to MSEVLTLTYGYTAKDLAAVRAYVQRVAPAIIARTYYDVDEDSFTATPSAMDRHLRTLLDGLVKVAIEQGSPALAEHLRASIKKHGEPKLTTVTFRMVTEAAALAAASPAASHSIGRWFRPRIASRLKGEGIATIGDLVAFCNRRGGSWWRSIPRVGANSTSRATVASLR from the coding sequence ATGAGTGAAGTCCTCACGCTGACCTACGGCTACACCGCCAAGGATCTCGCGGCGGTGCGAGCGTACGTGCAGCGAGTGGCGCCGGCGATCATCGCGCGCACCTATTACGACGTCGATGAAGACAGTTTCACCGCGACGCCCTCGGCGATGGACCGGCATCTGCGAACCCTGCTCGACGGACTGGTGAAGGTGGCGATCGAGCAGGGGTCGCCCGCGTTGGCGGAACACTTGCGTGCGTCCATCAAGAAGCATGGCGAGCCAAAGCTCACCACAGTGACGTTCCGGATGGTCACCGAAGCGGCAGCACTCGCGGCTGCGTCGCCCGCGGCGAGCCATTCAATTGGAAGGTGGTTTCGCCCGCGCATCGCCTCGCGCTTGAAGGGGGAGGGGATTGCGACGATCGGGGACTTGGTTGCGTTTTGCAATCGGCGCGGCGGCAGCTGGTGGCGCTCGATTCCGCGCGTGGGCGCAAATTCGACTTCACGCGCCACAGTAGCTTCGCTCCGGTAG